CACTCCCACCCTCTTTTCCCAAGGTTTCAGAGGTATGAGACGTCCATTTTCCCACCCCACCGATGAGGGCCATACCTCCACATCCACAATGCTGCAGGGCTGAGAGGCTGTGAGCCAGAGGACTTTGAGGCTAAGAGAAGAGAGATTTCAATGCTCACCAATCTCTAACTATGGGTTCCTTCCCTGGCTTCCGcaccccactcccctcccccaacccaggTGGGGAGTGGGAAAAGTTCTGCCCATTGATACAGGGACAGACTCCTAGCCATACGGTCAGCTGGGTGAATACAGAGTTGGGAGATACAAGGAAGGGCCAGAAATACGGTAGGGAAAGAGAGCAGAGCTGCATGGATACACCAGAGGAAGAACTGTGGGCCAGAGGGGGTGTGAGTAATGGAAGAAAAAGGCAAGGACATGCCTGGCAGTGATGATTCTCAAGAAGGGAAAACCGAGGGAGAAGAATCACAGAAACATGGGAAAATAAGTGCATAGGAGCCATAATTACAGCAGGAACAATTTAGGTGGGATAGTTAATCTAAGCATCGCTAGATTATATGGGGAGATCAGGGTAAAAGTGGCATCTCCTCTAGAGTTCTCTTGGTCCTCAGATGAAGAAGCCCATTCACCTTGTCGGGAGATTGGAAGACGGGCAGGAATTCTCTGATGGACCCTGCACCCCACCCTCACCCCGGGAAATACCAGAACTCACACTCCAGGACCCCTCCATGCCCAGCTGGTGGTGTCCTATGGGAGAAACAGGTGAGGGCATAAGAGCATTACTTTTTCCCCCTGGAACTGGCCAATCACCTTGAGCAGAGGGCCTGATCCCACCTCTGGTCACACCCCCAATGCACATCCCATCATAGCACCAACGGTTTACACTTATTTCCATTTGGAGTGGATTTGTGCTGCCCCTTTCCACTCTTTCTTGGACTCAGACTCACCAGACTGTTGGGGTAGCGGATGAGGACAGGCTGCACAGGCACTCCTGCGATGAAGGCTCCTAAATCCcatttccacccccacccccacaaggCAGAGGTTAGTACACAGACGTAGCTAGAGGGCATGAAGTATGGAGGTCTGGGACAGTTCTCAAATGAGATATGGCCTTGCTCCACTCATTGATAATTTTCTCTCTGACGCCCCAACTTATCAGCATTAGCTAGGAggttccctgtctccctcccttcctctcctatCCCTGCCGCTCTTCCACTTCTTGGGTTATTTCAGAGTTCCTCCCCAAATCTGGAACTTCTTTTTCCTACAGCCCACCACTCACTATCATTTTATTCACCTGGTTTGAACTTAAGCAAAGCCTTCTTGTTGGAACAGGTGCCTTCAGGAAAGAATagcacctggggggaaaaaaagcggAATGACGTGAAGAAGGCtgaaggctgaggagagaggaaagggaggtcTCTTCAGGAGGACATGGAGATGGTCTTGAGACCCTTACTCACCTGTGGCCACTTGCCTCCTGAGGTGGCCCGCCTTCGGACCTCCTCCACCACTCTGCGACGAGAAGCCGGGTCATGCCGGGATACTAGGATGGCTTGGTTGAATCGAAGCAGGGCTGGGGTTTGGAAAGGATAGGAAGAGGAATCACTTCATTCTTACCCAGGGGCGGTAacttctgcagcctccactctcTCAACAGTATGAGAAGTTTCTGCTAGCTCTTTGCCCTGGGGCAATCCCTTTATAGCAGCTGTCATTTTAGAGAACTGACCAGAACTCCCTCTAATACCTCTCTGTCCCAGCCCTCCGAATCTAAGACTGGTTGACTAATGGtggtaatttatatttcatttgccAATAGTCCCTCCCCACTTGAGGCCAGTTCTTTTTTCCAGTGTCCCCATTCCTGACTTTTTTTGCCCAGAGTTGTCACCCTTCCCCTTCACGACCCCGTTTGTTTGAATTCTCACCTCCGATGACAGGAACGCAAAGGTTCTCAGCTCGGGATacaactttgggcaagtcacagGGCAGCAGAACGATGGGGTCAAAGAAAGTGGAGTGTGGGGCAGCAACAAGGACAGGGGCTTGAAGGCGAGACGCTCGCTGGCCCCGAACGCGAATCCGGAGGAAGCCCAGCAGGAAAAAGAGCAGGCGGCTCAGGCCCAGCACCCCATTGTGGCACACAGTCCTAACCAGGGCAAGGTTGGGTATCAGCAGAAGCAGTGGTTCTAACCCTCAACCGCCCCCAGGTTCAGGCACCGGGGAAGTAAGGCACCTCTCTTTTACCCTTAAATAGAATGTGACCAAGGGGCCAAGGTCTCTGGCCACTTTGGGACACATCAGGGCATTACTTACAGGTGAGGTCTGGGAACCAGATCTGAGCTTGGCTGACTCATTCACCCAAGTTAaacagaatagtttcagaatcctcccttttcttcttctcaaaGGGGGAGGGGAATAGACAGCAGGGAAGAGAAGTAGGGTCTCCGGAGGCTGACCTCCCACTTACTTCCTCCATCCTGTAATTGGCTCCTGAAGCTGCTCCTCACTAAGACCGGCCACTTGCAGCCAGGCAAAGGGCCAGAGGAGAAAGAGGACGATAAAGGCCAGAAGCACTCGGATGGGGGCCAGCAGTGCCCCCAGGAGGCAGAACTGCAAAGGGTGGGAGAGAATGCCACTTTAGGGCTTGGATATGTTGCCTCCACAGCATCTCTCTCCCACAAAGGATAGACCCTGGAGCAGACAGCCATCATCCCTTGCAGGTGATAGGTGGTGTGGGAACAGGAGAGCGGACTGGGACCCAAGGTGGGCTAAAGATACCAATAAGGGCAAGAGGATAAAAAATTAATGGGATCAAGGACCTTATTTTTCTATCTCTCAGTTGGTCCCTACCCCACCTATAAAACCGAATGTCATAAAATGCATCTAGTACTTAAAAGATTTAATAAGAATGCATGCGAAAGTGCAGGGTGCTGTGCTTGATGTACAGTAGGTTAGAGATAGGTCCTCCTCCCCCACATCTTATTCCATAAATAGCTCCTATGCCCAACAGAAACCAGGTGCACAGATCTTTCCACTTTGGGCCTAGTACGCAAAGGGTTGTAAATACCGAGAGGTCCAGTTTTCAGGCCGGAGGTCAGTTTCTAGCACTGCCCAACAGCAATCCCATACTACTGGGGGATACAGGAGACAAGAGCTCGGCCCCACTCCGCATGGGAGAGGTTGCCGGGAGCCAGGCTGACTCCATAGGCTGCCTTAGGGAAGGAGCAGGGAAACAAACCTAGCCCCTGGAGCCTGCCTCCGGGGAGGTGATGACAGCAGAAACCTTGGACACTCCCTCCCCACACCACCTCGCAGTTCCCCAAGGCTGGCGCGGCTACACTTCCTGTAGCCAacccccttctcagcctccctgcccccaccggGAGGTGCTGCAGTGCGGGGTGGAGGGGGGTTGGAGGGAGTGGAAAGAGGGGGTGTACGAAGGGCACAGGGTCACAGGCTCCCGGCCCAGAAACGCCTTCGGTCTAAGTCAAGCCCCGGAGGAGAACTCGGcacgcccccgcccccacccccggctTCCCGTAGCCTCTAACTCCGTCCTAGCCGTCAGCCTCCGCAGGATGTAATCCGCATTCCCCAGCGTCCTTCATCTCTCCAACCCCTGGGTCCCCTGCAGCCCTTCATCCCCACCTATTCAGTTCTTCCACACCTTCGAGCTGTCTTGAGCCCAAGCCCGCAGCGTCCTCTCCAGGACTCCTTGCCCACCCCCGGCCGCCCCCACGTGCGCATCCCCGGACTCCCGCTCAGCAAGCCTCTCAGCAGTCTCCTTCTCAAGGATCCCCAAGCCCACCTTTGCCAGGGCTCAAACGGCCCCATTTTCCTATCCCCACGGGTCCTCCCGACGCCCACTCCCCACACATTACCTTAACCCTCTGAAGGCGGGAGAGATGTAACTCATGTACGAAGGGGTTGGGGGGGGCTGGGGGTCCGGGGGTGGGATCGAGGGGGACCCAGTCCCCCGGACTTCCCTGGCTCATGGCgggagaaggtgggagggagggcaccccggccccggccccggccccggccccggccacCACTCTGCagagcagctgctgctgcagcaGCGGCAGCGCTCTAGCCCGGGCCCCGCCTGGTGCGGGCCGCCGAGGGGCGGGGAGCAGGCGGCGCAGCCCAGCCCGCCCGCGTTGTCAGGGCGCCGGCCGAGGGGCGGGGCTTCCAGCGCCCGGGCGCCCCTGCTCCTCCGCGTTCGCCGCGGCGCGGGCAGCCCCCGGGCCATTGTTGCGCGGCGGCCAGGGCTGAAGCAGGCTGCCCCTGGGCTTCGGCCCCTCTGTCGTTCCTGTCTGGAGACCCCTGGCCTCAGCTTCGGAGCGGGAGTGGGTCCGGGAGCTGGGCACGGAGCTCAGAGCGCCCTCGGTCCCCGCCCGGGCGTCGAGGTCACCCAGCGAGCGCAGATCTGGGTGGGGCCCTGGAGTTGGTGGGGAGGCAGGGACAGGTGGGCCGGGTGCGGACGCCGGCAGCTCGCGGGTGAGGCGGGAACCCGCCCTGCCTGTGGGCTTCCTGGCCCCGTCCGCACCTCCTCGCAGGCCGACCACCTTTCCTTCCCGGTCCGCGGAACGCCATCGCGCGGGGACTTGAGGCACTTGAGTCCTCTGGCGGCTGCATGGCGCCCCGCAACTCTCCACCTCCGCGTCCTGCCTGCGCTAGGCAGGGCCGCCTTTACTGGTGTGAAAGTTGCTTGAATCCCTGAGGCGCCAGGAACCCCCAGTACACAGGCCCATGTGCTTCCCATGAGTCGGACGAGGCCTGGCTGGGGAGACGCAGTGGTTctgatctctgtctctctctgggtGAACACAGAGGACACAGTAGTAATTCCCCTCATCCACAAGCTCCAAGCTACCCTACTCTTTTGCCTCAGGCCATGGTGAGATCCGGGACCAGAGAATTAGGTGGACTCTCAGATCCATTGCCATGACAAAAGGGGTAACAGTCTCATTGCTTGAGGAAAGAATCTGCCCTAAGTTCACTTTATTTCTTCTGCCCAGTGAATGGCAGTTAGGGCAGCTGaaggaaaaagtgaaaggaaaagataCCTCTCATAATCAAGAGTGTTTGCCGCCACTGGCTTCTCCTTTAAACCAAACTCCAGATTAATCTGCTACAGGAAATTTTCTGAGCCCAGGCTGAGAGGCACTgggatatttttgtatataacaTGGAAGAGGTCCCAACACAAATACATCATTACTAAATTTTagttttgtaaagatagggtctcgctatgttgcccacgctggtcttgaactcccggtctcaagtgatcctcccacttcggccttccaaagtgctgggactacaggtgcgagccaccgtgtccagtccaaactttttttctaaacagaTGATTTCAGCTTTGTACATTCTCACCAGAACCGAGAAAGTACAACTTAATTTATTAATCTCCCTTGCCTTTGGGGAAaaggatgggtgtgtgtgtgtgtgagagagagagagagagaggcaggagaagcgAGGCGAGGCAGGGCGGAGGCGGGgcggaggagaggggaggggaggggaggggagaggaggggaggagaggagagagacggagtttcactcttgttgcccaggctggagtgcaatggcgcaatctcgactcactgtatcttctgcctcttgggttcaagtgattctcctggctcagcctcccaagcagcttggattataggcacctgccactatgcccgactaattttaatttttttggatttttagtagagatggggtttcaccatgttggccaggctgctctcgaactgctgacctcgtgatctgcctgcctcggcctcccaaaatgctgggattacaggcatgagccaccgtgcccagcctagaaggAGGTTTAAGGACTAAAATAATGTTCTTAAGGTGGGAGACAGGGAAAGATGAGACTGTAGGGAAGTTTAAATTTTTCCCTTGAATGTTTGATAATTTGAGTCTATAAAACAAACTGATTACATAGATTAATGGGAAAAGAGGCCTGCAAATTTTATTTGATGCACACGTGTGTGGGAGTcatacaaaatgtaaaaactcaaagaaatggcCAAATGGTTGCTTTTATACCACCTTGAGATTACAGAGATTACAGAAAGAATGGGGCCTACATCTGGGCAAAACAGATTATGGTGGCAAGACAGGTTATGGGAGGGGAGAAGAAGAGGCCTGGCTAGCAAAAATGGtcttgttgaacaaatgaaatcTCACAGATAGTAGCCTTTAGAAACTATAGATGGTGAAGGTTTCTGTCAGACCTTTAAAGATGTCAGACTCTTGATCTTTCCTAGATCTGGACAAGGGAGAGCACCAGAGAAAGCCTGTCTGTGTCAATGCACAGTCTCTGCAGATGCACATTTCCCCAACAAAAGACAACTTTGCAGGTCTTCTGAACAGTCATTTCAAAATGTGTCAAATTCTGAATGAAATTTTTTGTACCCTTCAAGAGCATTCAGTAAGTACTATGAAAACCCAACTACACTGCTAGAGTTTTGGTAATCAAATATTTGCTAGAGTCAGTCATCCAGGATGAACTAGAAAGGACATTTCTGTGAATGAGTCATGAAAGCATCCACATTTCCCCTTTTTCTAGCCCCTCACCAAACTATTATGGTGGCCTTTCTGTAGGCAATCTGAGAAGGGGCAACCCAGGTAAAGAATAACCTTGAGAAATTGATAATCTCTGGTAGTATCTGTCGCTCCCTTCAAAATATCCACCGGGCTAGACAGGTTCCTCCTCCACCTGACACCTGCATCTTTATCAGTCTCTGTTACCTAGGGGTAACGGAGACAATGACAGATCAACGGAATTCTGGATCATTGGATACCATTAATCTTCTATTGGAAGGGGGACCAGGCAGAAGCCCGAAGTCACTCCTATCTAGACTCCCTCCCAATCTCCCATCTTTATATCCTCAAAGAGAGCAGTCAGCATTCTCagtgttcttttcttcttctcctcctcctt
The sequence above is a segment of the Saimiri boliviensis isolate mSaiBol1 chromosome 2, mSaiBol1.pri, whole genome shotgun sequence genome. Coding sequences within it:
- the LPCAT4 gene encoding lysophospholipid acyltransferase LPCAT4 isoform X2, with protein sequence MSQGSPGDWVPLDPTPGPPAPPNPFVHELHLSRLQRVKFCLLGALLAPIRVLLAFIVLFLLWPFAWLQVAGLSEEQLQEPITGWRKTVCHNGVLGLSRLLFFLLGFLRIRVRGQRASRLQAPVLVAAPHSTFFDPIVLLPCDLPKVVSRAENLCVPVIGALLRFNQAILVSRHDPASRRRVVEEVRRRATSGGKWPQVLFFPEGTCSNKKALLKFKPGAFIAGVPVQPVLIRYPNSLDTTSWAWRGPGVLKVLWLTASQPCSIVDVEFLPVYHPSPEESKDPTLYANNVQRVMAQALGIPATECEFVGSLPVIVVGRLKVALEPQLWELGKVLRKAGLSPGYVDIEAEPGRSRMIGQEEFARQLQLSDPQTVAGAFGYFQQDTQGLVDFRDVALALAALDGGRSLEELTRLAFELFAEEQAEGPNRLLYKDGFSTILHLLLGSPRPAATALHAELCQAGSSQGLSLCQFQNFSLHDPLYGKLFSTYLRPPHTSRGTSQIPNASSPGSPTALANGTVQAPKQKGD